One Pagrus major chromosome 15, Pma_NU_1.0 DNA window includes the following coding sequences:
- the supt3h gene encoding transcription initiation protein SPT3 homolog — MSSPMAGSAASSSKDRPVSRTSFIPELQSMMFALGDARRPLLETAALVEDIVHTQLITMLHQACEGAALRGSRVISAEDILFLMRRDKRKVARLLKYLQFRDYKSKLLKTVEDDDTQQDTGAAGVAGGNQRRQRLAQDFLVWMDQTGDLLSLAERQEVDPVKQERMERLERQTRAMDPAQYAEFCESRQLSFAKKASKFRDWLDCSSLEQKPNSIAMEILSYLAYETVAQIVDLSLLVKQEMAAKTNPISHVISASYIHYNTHTEVKKDPDSPEATPPSTPGSSHSSKPLLQGNGSLDGRARQRKRKKSCPAAVEPPSGAIQPCHIREAIRRYNYRHTRAYSRSGMAFLTC; from the exons GTTTGCTCTGGGAGACGCTCGCCGGCCTCTGCTGGAGACGGCAGCTCTGGTGGAGGACATCGTGCACACACAGCTCATCACTATG CTGCATCAGGCCTGCGAGGGGGCGGCTCTACGTGGCTCGAGGGTCATTTCAGCAGAGGACATCCTGTTTCTGATGAGGAGGGACAAg AGGAAAGTGGCGAGGCTATTGAAATATCTCCAGTTTAGAGATTATAAATCCAAACTACTCAAAACTGTGGAGGATGACGACACACAGCAAGACAcgg GTGCTGCTGGCGTTGCTGGTGGTAACCAGCGGAGGCAGCGGTTGGCCCAGGATTTTCTGGTGTGGATGGATCAGACCGGCGACCTCCTGTCATTGGCTGAGCGGCAGGAAGTAGACCCTGTCAAACAAGAGCGgatggag CGTTTGGAGCGTCAGACTCGAGCTATGGACCCGGCTCAATACGCCGAGTTCTGTGAGAGTCGACAGCTCAGCTTTG ctAAGAAAGCGTCAAAGTTTCGGGACTGGCTCGACTGCAGCAGTTTGGAGCAGAAACCAAACAGCATCGCCATGGAGATCCTGTCGTACCTGGCTTACGAGACTGTTGCCCAG ATTGTAGATTTGTCTCTGTTGGTGAAGCAGGAAATGGCAGCGAAGACGAATCCCATCAGTCATGTGATCTCTGCCAGCTACATCCACtacaacactcacacagag GTAAAGAAGGATCCAGACTCACCTGAAGCCACTCCCCCTTCTACACCAGGCTCCTCCCACTCCTCGAAGCCCCTCCTACAGGGTAACGGCAGTCTGGACGGCCGGGCGAGACAGAGGAAGCGCAAAAAG AGCTGTCCGGCTGCAGTCGAACCTCCCAGCGGAGCCATCCAGCCCTGTCACATCAGAGAGGCTATCAGAAGATACaactacagacacaca cgCGCTTATTCGAGAAGTGGGATGGCCTTCCTCACCTGTTGA